The following are from one region of the Anaerolineales bacterium genome:
- a CDS encoding GyrI-like domain-containing protein: MSYPIEIVERSPQAAASIRTRASVSDLPVLMGETFDKLAQYLGKIGVQPAGPPYSAYYNMDMQNLDVEIGFPVSEAVQGEGDIQANEIPGGKYAACIHTGAYAEIEPAYNALMAWIQEQAKEITGVSYEFYLTDPGQTPQEELQTQILFPLKAG, encoded by the coding sequence ATGAGTTACCCGATAGAGATAGTTGAGCGATCCCCACAAGCCGCAGCTTCCATCCGCACTCGAGCCAGCGTTTCGGATCTGCCGGTCCTGATGGGCGAAACTTTCGACAAGCTGGCGCAGTATCTGGGGAAGATCGGCGTGCAGCCTGCGGGACCGCCGTACTCGGCGTATTACAACATGGACATGCAAAACCTGGACGTCGAGATCGGCTTTCCAGTCAGCGAGGCTGTGCAGGGTGAGGGGGACATTCAGGCCAACGAGATCCCGGGCGGAAAATATGCGGCCTGCATTCACACAGGCGCATATGCGGAGATCGAACCTGCCTACAATGCGCTCATGGCATGGATTCAAGAGCAGGCGAAAGAGATCACGGGAGTTTCGTATGAATTCTATTTGACCGATCCCGGGCAAACACCGCAAGAAGAGCTTCAAACGCAAATACTATTTCCATTGAAGGCCGGATAA
- a CDS encoding dihydrofolate reductase family protein codes for MADEVLQLYPLPARKVPLKGLYLAHDLRHQPDSNRPFLLANFITSLDGRISIEPHIGRETIPDQIVNARDWRLFQELAIQADLLLTTGRYLRDYAAGEVQDILRVYDDPNLTDLKDWRIERDLPPYPDLAVISGSMKFPVPETLLRGDRKVLVFTTRSADAALIQDVETRVDEVIAVGESSVDGRELKAALTARGYGVAYSAAGPKVHRLLLAAGVLDRLYLTLAGMLLGGERFSSIVEGALFDAAIACRLCSLYYDPAGLEGGGQLFTSYDVIPETKQQNHHESQPDS; via the coding sequence GTGGCGGATGAGGTGCTCCAGCTTTACCCATTGCCGGCGAGAAAGGTTCCGCTGAAAGGTCTTTATCTCGCCCACGATCTGCGCCATCAACCTGATTCGAATCGGCCCTTTCTGCTCGCCAACTTCATCACCAGTTTGGATGGCCGCATTTCGATCGAGCCCCATATCGGACGAGAAACGATTCCGGATCAAATCGTCAACGCACGCGATTGGCGGCTGTTCCAGGAACTTGCCATCCAGGCGGATCTGCTGCTCACCACAGGCCGCTACTTGCGGGACTATGCTGCCGGGGAGGTCCAGGACATCTTGCGGGTCTACGATGATCCGAATCTGACCGATCTAAAGGATTGGCGCATCGAGCGCGATTTGCCGCCGTATCCGGACCTGGCCGTGATCAGTGGGAGTATGAAATTCCCCGTGCCGGAGACGCTGCTGCGTGGGGACCGGAAGGTGTTGGTCTTCACGACCAGGAGTGCGGATGCCGCGCTCATCCAGGATGTCGAAACCCGGGTGGATGAAGTCATTGCCGTAGGAGAAAGTTCGGTCGACGGACGGGAACTCAAAGCGGCGCTCACGGCGAGGGGCTATGGGGTGGCGTATTCCGCGGCGGGGCCCAAGGTGCATCGCCTTCTTCTGGCCGCAGGCGTTTTGGATCGCCTGTATCTCACCCTGGCAGGCATGTTGCTGGGCGGCGAGCGTTTCTCGAGCATCGTCGAAGGTGCGCTTTTCGATGCCGCAATTGCATGTCGCTTGTGCAGCCTCTACTACGATCCGGCCGGGCTTGAAGGCGGCGGACAGTTGTTTACGTCCTACGACGTCATTCCGGAAACGAAACAGCAGAATCATCACGAAAGCCAACCTGATTCGTAA
- a CDS encoding NBR1-Ig-like domain-containing protein, protein MKPIHWSVVLVIAILISICLAGCNWSLESGNPVDGSNEVDAAIASGPTPTLQPTQGSANVQQALPDCVNRFALSGTVNISTGQSFQAGETFDVVWPLENTGTCVWDADYVLTLVSGEALGAPTSLSLGADVSPGEMHSITFQMTAPSQAGVYTSMWRLQSGTGEIFGQDTPPDAPLRISIKVVGTGAAIAEPTSTPTNSSPTDGNVAPNPYPFVDAVSKAMGETMTVNQCFDLVSGEVISCGHPHADFKYTYASQQGGNLLPWNEFEFSGERESLPSQEDCQDASYYGLSLQLALPAESSAGKFYGFHTEYDGDAVYGMIQPTDFNAGGLTFNYITFEPESEFPIMKATAIPNLNLFVILQMEGVTLLDEDCYDLTSGQEVSCGSSDASFRYNYNGYYGGILEAKPAIEFAAAVTSQPTKVSCSTSAYIYEAAVTLDSYATEVYVCFEAVYDGDTVYGWLHPTHYNANGMTFDFVLYEP, encoded by the coding sequence ATGAAACCCATCCACTGGTCCGTTGTACTTGTAATCGCTATCTTAATCTCGATATGTTTGGCGGGCTGCAATTGGAGTCTTGAATCCGGAAATCCGGTCGACGGCTCGAATGAAGTCGATGCAGCCATCGCCAGCGGTCCTACGCCCACCTTACAACCGACGCAGGGATCGGCAAACGTCCAGCAAGCTCTTCCGGATTGCGTAAACCGTTTCGCTCTGTCGGGAACGGTAAACATATCCACCGGCCAGTCGTTCCAGGCAGGTGAGACCTTCGATGTGGTCTGGCCGCTTGAAAACACGGGTACTTGCGTCTGGGATGCGGATTACGTGCTGACGCTGGTATCCGGAGAAGCGCTTGGCGCACCGACGTCCCTTTCTCTGGGCGCTGACGTATCCCCGGGTGAGATGCACAGCATCACATTCCAGATGACGGCTCCCTCGCAGGCGGGTGTCTATACATCGATGTGGCGCTTGCAAAGCGGCACGGGTGAGATTTTTGGGCAAGATACTCCACCTGATGCACCCCTGCGCATCTCAATAAAGGTCGTCGGAACCGGGGCGGCCATTGCTGAGCCCACATCCACGCCGACCAATTCGTCGCCAACGGATGGGAACGTTGCCCCGAATCCGTATCCGTTCGTGGATGCGGTCAGCAAGGCAATGGGGGAGACGATGACGGTCAACCAGTGTTTCGATCTGGTATCCGGAGAAGTGATCAGCTGTGGGCATCCGCATGCGGATTTCAAATACACCTACGCCAGCCAGCAAGGCGGCAATCTTCTGCCCTGGAACGAGTTCGAATTTTCCGGTGAACGGGAATCTCTTCCCAGCCAGGAAGATTGTCAGGATGCGTCGTATTACGGCCTGAGCTTACAGCTGGCGCTTCCGGCCGAATCATCTGCAGGGAAGTTCTACGGCTTCCATACCGAGTATGACGGCGATGCGGTCTACGGGATGATCCAGCCGACGGATTTCAACGCCGGTGGATTGACTTTCAACTACATCACCTTCGAACCCGAATCTGAATTTCCGATAATGAAAGCAACCGCAATTCCCAACCTCAATTTGTTTGTCATCCTGCAGATGGAGGGAGTTACGCTGCTGGACGAGGATTGTTATGATCTGACCAGCGGGCAGGAAGTGTCGTGCGGCAGTTCGGATGCCAGTTTTCGCTACAACTACAACGGCTACTACGGTGGGATCCTGGAGGCGAAACCGGCGATCGAATTTGCCGCGGCGGTGACGTCTCAGCCGACGAAAGTCAGTTGTTCGACCTCGGCGTACATTTACGAAGCGGCCGTCACGCTCGATTCGTATGCGACAGAGGTCTACGTCTGTTTCGAGGCGGTGTACGATGGGGACACCGTATACGGTTGGCTGCATCCGACCCATTACAACGCAAACGGCATGACCTTCGACTTCGTGCTCTACGAACCATGA
- the bfr gene encoding bacterioferritin, whose amino-acid sequence MKGDPKLIQNLNALLADELTAISQYMVHSEMCNNWGYRELHEAKESQAIDEMHHAEWLIERILFLEGRPVVDKLLPMSFGKTVLEMIKVDQTAEAGAVKAYNEGIALASELGDESTADLLVTILKMEEGHIDWAEKQLAQIEQMGLENYLSLQIGEEEE is encoded by the coding sequence ATGAAGGGCGATCCGAAACTCATTCAGAATCTAAATGCACTTCTGGCGGATGAACTCACCGCCATCAGCCAATACATGGTTCACTCAGAAATGTGCAACAACTGGGGATATCGGGAGCTTCACGAGGCCAAGGAAAGTCAGGCCATCGATGAAATGCACCACGCCGAATGGCTCATCGAACGCATCCTGTTCCTCGAGGGCAGACCCGTGGTTGATAAGCTGCTGCCCATGTCGTTTGGGAAGACCGTACTCGAGATGATCAAGGTCGACCAGACAGCGGAAGCTGGTGCGGTCAAAGCGTATAACGAAGGCATTGCGCTGGCCAGCGAGCTGGGCGACGAGAGCACCGCAGATTTGCTCGTCACCATCCTCAAGATGGAAGAGGGGCATATCGATTGGGCGGAGAAACAATTGGCCCAAATCGAGCAGATGGGCCTCGAAAATTACCTCTCTCTGCAGATCGGTGAGGAAGAGGAATAG